One Scophthalmus maximus strain ysfricsl-2021 chromosome 1, ASM2237912v1, whole genome shotgun sequence genomic region harbors:
- the si:ch211-79k12.2 gene encoding zinc finger protein 835, protein MDKDKSTDNHGPCSWMEMNQFIGELITSGNSSKDQPDVLNATWGMAAAAAAAGGGGGGGGGGSAALGFKVASLDPLQHPPPAKDKREAGPGRHAQPGATQRRGEARDRREDAHHACVCPGCPYSTSPPFFETLKPRQSLSSLPRSDAGCRPQNFSGTAPANLSMCVPDTTDQSCTTTSELETRTPGRLQGESAGRGSPIPDQNSETHPPRSTSGSLTGLPMFPCLCCHRSLQACSQILSSQESTDSALSHAHHHFHHHHCPLTSCFPCPQLAHSPSSQLSGPFPCFSCQRSFPACSQVFHHQHRQTQPREERGRTAASLMSPHPCMHCSASFPRPSQLLQHQRSEHAHKQPGFLCTECGRAFNSHSNLRIHLNVHTGARPYTCSDCGKSFSQSGALKIHRRIHTGERPYTCGFCGRGFPHLAGVRAHQRTHTGEKPYRCSQCGKCFTQSGALKIHTRIHTGERPFTCSICGKGFSNRSGIRFHYRTVHGLASEHAGEAGAGGAHRGAAGRGYPPGQPRTLPSASVGRNTSNRPGGDSHPALRDPPESTAAPSEARNPGSNTDGLLYACEDCGLRFKDAPSRNRHQTLVHYSSEGGEEGEGAEDRVKLK, encoded by the exons ATGGATAAAGACAAGAGTACCGACAAT CATGGTCCGTGCTCCTGGATGGAGATGAACCAGTTCATCGGCGAACTCATCACATCTGGAAACAGCTCCAAGGATCAGCCAGATGTGCTGAACGCAACGTGGggcatggctgctgctgctgctgctgctggtggtggtggtggtggtggtggcggtggttcTGCTGCTCTGGGGTTCAAAGTTGCTTCACTAGATCCTCTTCAACATCCTCCACCTGCCAAGGACAAGAGGGAAGCAGGGCCCGGCCGGCATGCCCAGCCCGGGgcgacacagaggagaggagaggccagagacaggagagaag ATGCTCATCACGCCTGCGTCTGCCCTGGCTGCCCTTACTCCACCTCGCCGCCTTTCTTTGAGACTTTAAAGCCCAGACAATCGTTGTCCTCGCTGCCACGCTCCGACGCAGGGTGCCGACCCCAAAACTTTAGCGGCACTGCTCCGGCGAACCTCAGCATGTGCGTGCCGGACACCACCGATCAAAGCTGCACCACCACGTCTGAGTTAGAGACCAGGACGCCTGGCCGCCTGCAGGGGGAGTCTGCAGGCAGAGGGAGTCCGATCCCGGACCAGAACTCAGAGACTCATCCGCCTAGATCGACCTCAGGCTCCTTGACCGGTCTCCCCATGTTTCCCTGCTTGTGCTGCCACCGCAGCCTCCAGGCCTGCAGCCAGATACTGAGCAGCCAGGAGAGCACGGACTCCGCATTGTCTCACGCCCATCATCatttccaccaccaccactgccctCTAACCTCTTGCTTTCCCTGCCCTCAGCTTGCCCACTCTCCCTCCTCACAGCTCTCTGGTCCTTTCCCCTGCTTTTCCTGCCAGCGCTCCTTTCCCGCCTGTTCTCAGGTCTTCCACCAccagcacagacaaacacagccacgagaggagagaggcaggacGGCCGCGTCCCTGATGTCTCCGCATCCCTGTATGCATTGCTCTGCCTCCTTTCCACGGCCgtcccagctgctgcagcaccagCGCTCTGAGCATGCCCACAAACAACCGGGTTTCCTCTGCACAGAGTGCGGCAGGGCCTTCAACTCGCACAGCAACCTTCGCATCCACCTCAACGTGCACACTGGTGCCCGGCCATACACTTGCTCCGACTGCGGGAAGAGTTTTAGCCAGTCGGGGGCTCTGAAGATCCACAGGCGGATTCACACTGGTGAAAGGCCATATACCTGTGGATTTTGTGGCAGGGGGTTCCCTCATCTAGCAGGGGTCCGGGCCCACCAGAGGACCCACACTGGAGAGAAGCCCTACCGCTGCAGCCAGTGTGGGAAATGTTTCACCCAGTCGGGAGCTTTGAAGATCCACACCCGCATCCACACAGGGGAGAGGCCCTTTACCTGCAGCATCTGCGGGAAAGGCTTCTCCAACCGCTCTGGGATCCGCTTCCACTACCGCACAGTTCACGGCCTGGCTTCCGAACATGCAGGAGAAGCCGGGGCTGGGGGCGCACACCGTGGAGCAGCGGGCCGCGGTTATCCACCTGGGCAACCCAGGACTTTACCCTCCGCCAGCGTTGGCCGAAATACATCCAACAGGCCAGGTGGCGACTCGCATCCAGCTCTCAGAGATCCCCCCGAGTCGACTGCTGCTCCGTCCGAAGCGAGGAACCCCGGCAGTAACACAGACGGGCTTCTGTATGCATGTGAAGACTGTGGCCTGCGTTTTAAAGACGCCCCATCCAGGAACAGACACCAGACCCTGGTGCACTACTCctctgaggggggagaggagggggagggagcagaggacAGAGTAAAGCTCAAATGA
- the wu:fe05a04 gene encoding zinc finger protein 668 isoform X2, whose translation MSIEYTIDIQLTELGFPDILQPQEPSVRAAPSQPPTTRSSSHKRLLSLGGEGAGPEKQKPGSQQTTSLHEGHAAPATAPGTTGGPRRTTAEEGGGQRKGFRNGGDAAQGGSAEAQQGVEDDSDDSEVSDMYEEEECDEEEDCEEEEEEEEGPNNESSLSSDYRCSVCDLQLPSKHKLQDHMNLHTGARPYCCAECGKRFCQNYNYRVHLRTHAQTKVDRLLCRVCLMGFSSQEDLKDHLSKTHFEKQFFECDLCKRVFTSLKACESHVLLHKGMLDVVCKVCGRNFPSPKSLARHRKKTCHRFFKCTDCTKTFTKKNALLKHSFSHLGLLPYTCIRCRCHFRLVKLYRKHKCEPERIHCVACLREFLSQQDFQQHKRDTGCWGNQEPKGDEIRCLECGEMFDSSEELKKHAGAHQRVLKCAECGKGFRSALLLMSHMGGHVGKSPCLCQSCGLGFPHQQNYDSHLKTCGQTPRPASAHKKHQASKNSSSETKKLSAKPDTSSPANMVSKPATVSNKPARPVKESVRPGLVTGDVSSGSGPADGLWKLTLDKQPPPGVEFVLYLPVCPPETTDQPLSPAASSHPGVNAALGVQLDAPQDLVSGIKEDPEGEAPLDLSKKINSSKFPLSDIPLRPIKNEPEVSEISIEANGAERQDRKSSDSRAVVKTNPGESDSEMKQLQVDPMDLSPQNTSSELIMDIKKEPQSYGYHFDLGTSRSCQLTDWSLEKEIKTEVDISHPACADKEK comes from the exons ATGTCCATTGAGTACACCATCGACATCCAGCTCACAGAGTTGGGGTTTCCGGACATCCTGCAGCCGCAGGAGCCGTCGGTCAGAGCGGCGCCCAGTCAGCCGCCCACCACACGGTCGAGCTCACACAAACGACTCCTGTCGTTGGGTGGTGAAGGAGCCGgtccagagaaacagaaaccCGGAAGTCAACAAACCACC AGTCTACACGAGGGGCACGCTGCTCCCGCCACTGCACCGGGAACCACCGGCGGCCCCCGGCGCACGACcgcggaggagggaggcggaCAGAGGAAGGGCTTTCGCAATGGAGGAGACGCTGCCCAGGGCGGTTCAGCAGAGGCTCAGCAGGGTGTGGAGGATGACTCGGATGACAGCGAGGTTTCAGACATgtatgaggaggaagagtgtgacgaggaagaggattgtgaggaggaggaggaggaagaagaagggccAAATAATG AGTCGAGTCTTTCGAGCGACTACCGCTGCAGCGTCTGTGATCTCCAGCTTCCCTCCAAACACAAGCTCCAGGACCATATGAACCTGCACACCGGAGCGCGCCCATATTGCTGCGCTGAATGCGGGAAGCGCTTCTGCCAGAATTACAACTACCGTGTCCACCTGCGCACACACGCCCAGACAAAGGTGGATCGTCTCCTGTGCCGCGTCTGTCTAATGGGCTTCTCATCACAGGAGGATCTGAAGGACCACCTGTCAAAAACCCACTTTGAGAAACAATTTTTCGAGTGTGACCTGTGCAAACGCGTGTTTACCTCTCTGAAGGCATGTGAATCTCATGTCCTGTTGCACAAAGGTATGCTGGATGTTGTGTGTAAAGTATGTGGCCGCAATTTCCCCTCTCCGAAATCCCTTGCCCGCCACCGTAAGAAGACGTGCCACcgcttttttaaatgcacagacTGCACAAAGACCTTTACCAAAAAGAATGCTCTCCTGAAACACAGCTTCTCCCATCTTGGCTTGTTGCCTTACACCTGTATACGATGTCGCTGCCACTTCCGACTGGTAAAGCTGTACCGCAAACACAAATGTGAACCTGAGCGCATTCACTGTGTGGCATGTCTGAGAGAGTTTCTCAGTCAGCAAGACTTCCAGCAGCACAAAAGGGACACGGGCTGCTGGGGCAACCAGGAGCCCAAAGGGGACGAGATCAGATGCTTGGAGTGCGGAGAGATGTTTGACAGCTCAGAAGAGCTGAAGAAACACGCTGGGGCTCACCAGCGGGTGCTGAAATGCGCTGAATGTGGAAAGGGGTTCCGGTCGGCCTTGTTGTTAATGTCCCACATGGGCGGTCATGTCGGCAAGTCGCCCTGCCTCTGTCAGAGCTGCGGACTGGGGTTCCCCCATCAGCAGAACTATGACAGCCACCTCAAGACCTGTGGACAAACACCCCGGCCTGCG AGTGCTCACAAAAAACACCAGGCCTCAAAGAACTCTTCATCTGAGACAAAGAAGCTCAGTGCAAAACCAGACACATCAAGTCCAGCCAACATGGTGTCCAAGCCTGCCACTGTTTCAAACAAACCAGCTCGACCTGTCAAAGAATCTGTTCGTCCCGGACTTGTGACAGGAGACGTGTCCTCTGGCTCTGGTCCAGCAGACGGGTTATGGAAGCTCACTCTTGACAAACAGCCGCCGCCTGGTGTTGAATTTGTCTTGTATCTTCCCGTCTGCCCACCTGAAACCACTGACCAGCCCCTCTCACCCGCAGCGTCTTCACACCCTGGAGTGAATGCTGCTCTTGGAGTGCAGCTAGACGCCCCTCAGGATTTGGTCAGTGGTATTAAAGAGGATCCAGAAGGCGAAGCACCTTTGGATTTGTCTAAGAAGATTAATTCATCCAAGTTTCCACTGAGCGACATTCCTCTTCGCCCTATTAAAAACGAGCCAGAAGTATCAGAAATTTCAATAGAGGCTAATGGCGCCGAAAGACAAGATCGTAAAAGCAGTGATAGTCGAGCGGTTGTTAAAACAAACCCAGGAGAGTCCGATAGTGAAATGAAGCAGTTACAAGTGGACCCCATGGACCTCTCCCCTCAGAATACATCCTCCGAACTAATAATGGATATTAAGAAAGAGCCTCAGTCTTATGGCTATCATTTTGATTTGGGGACATCAAGATCCTGTCAGCTGACAGACTGGAGTCTGGAGAAGGAAATCAAGACGGAGGTTGACATTTCACATCCTGCATGTGCTGATAAGGAGAAATGA
- the wu:fe05a04 gene encoding zinc finger protein 668 isoform X1, which yields MSIEYTIDIQLTELGFPDILQPQEPSVRAAPSQPPTTRSSSHKRLLSLGGEGAGPEKQKPGSQQTTVCSSSSSSSSSPSSSSSSHCKRPTSAQSLHEGHAAPATAPGTTGGPRRTTAEEGGGQRKGFRNGGDAAQGGSAEAQQGVEDDSDDSEVSDMYEEEECDEEEDCEEEEEEEEGPNNESSLSSDYRCSVCDLQLPSKHKLQDHMNLHTGARPYCCAECGKRFCQNYNYRVHLRTHAQTKVDRLLCRVCLMGFSSQEDLKDHLSKTHFEKQFFECDLCKRVFTSLKACESHVLLHKGMLDVVCKVCGRNFPSPKSLARHRKKTCHRFFKCTDCTKTFTKKNALLKHSFSHLGLLPYTCIRCRCHFRLVKLYRKHKCEPERIHCVACLREFLSQQDFQQHKRDTGCWGNQEPKGDEIRCLECGEMFDSSEELKKHAGAHQRVLKCAECGKGFRSALLLMSHMGGHVGKSPCLCQSCGLGFPHQQNYDSHLKTCGQTPRPASAHKKHQASKNSSSETKKLSAKPDTSSPANMVSKPATVSNKPARPVKESVRPGLVTGDVSSGSGPADGLWKLTLDKQPPPGVEFVLYLPVCPPETTDQPLSPAASSHPGVNAALGVQLDAPQDLVSGIKEDPEGEAPLDLSKKINSSKFPLSDIPLRPIKNEPEVSEISIEANGAERQDRKSSDSRAVVKTNPGESDSEMKQLQVDPMDLSPQNTSSELIMDIKKEPQSYGYHFDLGTSRSCQLTDWSLEKEIKTEVDISHPACADKEK from the exons ATGTCCATTGAGTACACCATCGACATCCAGCTCACAGAGTTGGGGTTTCCGGACATCCTGCAGCCGCAGGAGCCGTCGGTCAGAGCGGCGCCCAGTCAGCCGCCCACCACACGGTCGAGCTCACACAAACGACTCCTGTCGTTGGGTGGTGAAGGAGCCGgtccagagaaacagaaaccCGGAAGTCAACAAACCACCGtgtgttcttcctcttcttcttcttcttcttctccttcctcctcttcttcttcacactgtAAAAGACCAACTTCCGCACAGAGTCTACACGAGGGGCACGCTGCTCCCGCCACTGCACCGGGAACCACCGGCGGCCCCCGGCGCACGACcgcggaggagggaggcggaCAGAGGAAGGGCTTTCGCAATGGAGGAGACGCTGCCCAGGGCGGTTCAGCAGAGGCTCAGCAGGGTGTGGAGGATGACTCGGATGACAGCGAGGTTTCAGACATgtatgaggaggaagagtgtgacgaggaagaggattgtgaggaggaggaggaggaagaagaagggccAAATAATG AGTCGAGTCTTTCGAGCGACTACCGCTGCAGCGTCTGTGATCTCCAGCTTCCCTCCAAACACAAGCTCCAGGACCATATGAACCTGCACACCGGAGCGCGCCCATATTGCTGCGCTGAATGCGGGAAGCGCTTCTGCCAGAATTACAACTACCGTGTCCACCTGCGCACACACGCCCAGACAAAGGTGGATCGTCTCCTGTGCCGCGTCTGTCTAATGGGCTTCTCATCACAGGAGGATCTGAAGGACCACCTGTCAAAAACCCACTTTGAGAAACAATTTTTCGAGTGTGACCTGTGCAAACGCGTGTTTACCTCTCTGAAGGCATGTGAATCTCATGTCCTGTTGCACAAAGGTATGCTGGATGTTGTGTGTAAAGTATGTGGCCGCAATTTCCCCTCTCCGAAATCCCTTGCCCGCCACCGTAAGAAGACGTGCCACcgcttttttaaatgcacagacTGCACAAAGACCTTTACCAAAAAGAATGCTCTCCTGAAACACAGCTTCTCCCATCTTGGCTTGTTGCCTTACACCTGTATACGATGTCGCTGCCACTTCCGACTGGTAAAGCTGTACCGCAAACACAAATGTGAACCTGAGCGCATTCACTGTGTGGCATGTCTGAGAGAGTTTCTCAGTCAGCAAGACTTCCAGCAGCACAAAAGGGACACGGGCTGCTGGGGCAACCAGGAGCCCAAAGGGGACGAGATCAGATGCTTGGAGTGCGGAGAGATGTTTGACAGCTCAGAAGAGCTGAAGAAACACGCTGGGGCTCACCAGCGGGTGCTGAAATGCGCTGAATGTGGAAAGGGGTTCCGGTCGGCCTTGTTGTTAATGTCCCACATGGGCGGTCATGTCGGCAAGTCGCCCTGCCTCTGTCAGAGCTGCGGACTGGGGTTCCCCCATCAGCAGAACTATGACAGCCACCTCAAGACCTGTGGACAAACACCCCGGCCTGCG AGTGCTCACAAAAAACACCAGGCCTCAAAGAACTCTTCATCTGAGACAAAGAAGCTCAGTGCAAAACCAGACACATCAAGTCCAGCCAACATGGTGTCCAAGCCTGCCACTGTTTCAAACAAACCAGCTCGACCTGTCAAAGAATCTGTTCGTCCCGGACTTGTGACAGGAGACGTGTCCTCTGGCTCTGGTCCAGCAGACGGGTTATGGAAGCTCACTCTTGACAAACAGCCGCCGCCTGGTGTTGAATTTGTCTTGTATCTTCCCGTCTGCCCACCTGAAACCACTGACCAGCCCCTCTCACCCGCAGCGTCTTCACACCCTGGAGTGAATGCTGCTCTTGGAGTGCAGCTAGACGCCCCTCAGGATTTGGTCAGTGGTATTAAAGAGGATCCAGAAGGCGAAGCACCTTTGGATTTGTCTAAGAAGATTAATTCATCCAAGTTTCCACTGAGCGACATTCCTCTTCGCCCTATTAAAAACGAGCCAGAAGTATCAGAAATTTCAATAGAGGCTAATGGCGCCGAAAGACAAGATCGTAAAAGCAGTGATAGTCGAGCGGTTGTTAAAACAAACCCAGGAGAGTCCGATAGTGAAATGAAGCAGTTACAAGTGGACCCCATGGACCTCTCCCCTCAGAATACATCCTCCGAACTAATAATGGATATTAAGAAAGAGCCTCAGTCTTATGGCTATCATTTTGATTTGGGGACATCAAGATCCTGTCAGCTGACAGACTGGAGTCTGGAGAAGGAAATCAAGACGGAGGTTGACATTTCACATCCTGCATGTGCTGATAAGGAGAAATGA
- the znf576.2 gene encoding zinc finger protein 576.2, translated as MDSDILNIEEIVMGRGLPDPPPEVPPEKPAEPYKPKTLNGPPVPAVQSYQHENLQCFQCFITFCSAKAKERHMKKSHREEYKQQLQQGNTLFTCYVCDRTFLSSEELTQHQPTHSKDDKPFKCVHCKESFKTFSELTTHRRQVCPEKQLVCKDCNETFRSAGLLRTHRLTQHPRPDVETAEQPDDSTKTHRCKKCSQSFETESELIAHQEKFPEGQQCNGSASSVKKRGRPTKAEDPAGADKKGKRKKKDEADAPEEAVKASSTPESAAPPAEEKGKAGGAKRGRPSKAAAAAAAAKSETEDKKSSEDESQAPEKEKKPKADSAAPRQHPCPECDLSFPSLIQLRAHKKEKHAPRKAHPCDECEESFARPEQLDAHMSRAHAVGRFACPTCGKSFGRERTLKAHQKSHPDESPETPIAKR; from the exons ATGGACTCGGATATTTTGAACATAGAGGAGATAGTGATGGGACGGGGGTTGCCAGATCCACCTCCCGAGGTTCCCCCCGAAAAGCCAGCGGAACCATACAAACCCAAAACTTTGAACGGCCCCCCTGTGCCCGCCGTTCAATCCT ACCAGCATGAAAATCTGCAGTGTTTCCAGTGCTTCATCACATTTTGCAGTGCCAAAGCCAAGGAAAGGCACATGAAGAAGAGCCACCGTGAAGAGTATAAGCAACAGCTTCAGCAG GGAAACACACTGTTCACATGCTATGTGTGTGATCGCACATTCCTGTCATCCGAGGAACTGACGCAGCACCAGCCAACACACAGCAAGGATGACAAGCCCTTCAAATGCGTTCACTGCAAGGAGAGCTTTAAGACATTCTCTGAG CTCACAACCCATAGAAGACAAGTGTGTCCAGAAAAACAGTTGGTGTGTAAAGATTGCAATGAAACCTTCCGGAGTGCCGGACTTCTGCGTACTCATCGCCTGACCCAGCATCCCCGCCCGGATGTGGAGACTGCAGAGCAACCAGACGACTCTACCAAAACCCATCGCTGTAAGAAGTGTAGTCAAAGCTTTGAAACCGAGTCTGAGCTGATAGCTCACCAGGAGAAGTTCCCCGAAGGTCAGCAATGCAACGGCAGCGCTTCGTCCGTGAAGAAGCGTGGACGGCCGACCAAAGCCGAAGACCCAGCTGGCGCTGATAAAAAGGGAAAGCGAAAAAAGAAGGATGAGGCAGACGCACCTGAGGAGGCAGTGAAGGCCAGCAGTACACCAGAGTCAGCAGCACCCCctgcagaggagaaggggaaagcAGGTGGAGCGAAGCGAGGCCGTCCCtctaaagcagcagcagcagcagcagcagcaaaatcaGAAACGGAAGATAAGAAGAGTTCCGAAGATGAAAGTCAGGCTccagaaaaggagaagaaaccTAAAGCGGATTCAGCTGCCCCGCGTCAGCACCCGTGTCCTGAATGTGACCTCTCATTCCCCAGCTTGATTCAGCTCCGTGCTCACAAGAAGGAGAAACACGCCCCGCGCAAAGCCCACCCCTGTGACGAATGTGAAGAGAGCTTTGCCCGCCCCGAGCAGCTTGACGCCCACATGTCACGGGCACACGCTGTTGGTCGTTTTGCCTGTCCGACCTGTGGAAAAAGCTTTGGCCGTGAGCGCACCCTGAAAGCTCACCAAAAAAGCCACCCGGATGAAAGCCCCGAAACCCCAATTGCAAAGAGATAA